The following are from one region of the Natronosporangium hydrolyticum genome:
- a CDS encoding phosphatidylinositol mannoside acyltransferase, whose protein sequence is MSGRLVEFGYAAGWRLVRGMPGSLARATFRTAADLAYLRRGPAVRRLDANLRRVVGPELPDSALDRLVRQGVRSYARYWLEAFRLPGQSPEQIRRGFRLTNQQLLADAIAAGKGVVVALPHAGNWDAAGAWVAAQGWSLTTVAERLRPEGLYERFVAYREGLGMKIIPLRGGERPPLELLEDRLRQGDVVPLLADRDLSTRGIDVTFFGGRTRMPAGPAILALRTGAPLFTVTMWYEPEAAYGELQGPLSPPATGPLDQRVRLLTQQVADQLAAGIAAHPADWHMLQRVWLDRPQQQVRSPDGSPAQRS, encoded by the coding sequence GTGAGCGGTCGGCTGGTCGAGTTCGGCTACGCCGCGGGCTGGCGGCTGGTTCGCGGCATGCCCGGGTCGCTAGCTCGGGCCACCTTCCGTACCGCCGCTGACCTCGCTTATCTGCGCCGGGGGCCGGCGGTGCGCCGGCTCGACGCCAACCTTCGCCGGGTGGTCGGCCCCGAGCTGCCCGACTCCGCACTGGACCGGCTGGTGCGCCAGGGGGTGCGGTCGTACGCGCGATACTGGCTGGAGGCGTTCCGGCTGCCCGGGCAGTCGCCCGAGCAGATCCGGCGCGGCTTCCGGCTGACCAACCAGCAGCTGTTGGCGGACGCGATCGCGGCCGGCAAGGGAGTGGTGGTGGCGTTGCCCCACGCCGGCAACTGGGACGCCGCCGGCGCCTGGGTGGCCGCGCAGGGGTGGTCGCTGACCACGGTCGCGGAGCGGCTGCGGCCCGAAGGGCTCTACGAGCGCTTCGTGGCCTACCGGGAGGGCCTCGGGATGAAGATCATCCCGTTGCGAGGTGGCGAGCGGCCGCCGTTGGAGCTGCTGGAAGACCGGCTGCGGCAGGGCGACGTGGTGCCGCTGCTCGCCGACCGGGACCTGTCGACCCGCGGCATCGACGTCACCTTCTTCGGCGGCCGGACCCGGATGCCGGCCGGCCCAGCGATCCTGGCGTTACGCACCGGCGCGCCGTTGTTTACCGTCACGATGTGGTATGAGCCGGAGGCGGCCTACGGCGAGCTGCAGGGGCCGCTGTCGCCGCCGGCCACAGGCCCGCTCGACCAGCGGGTCCGGCTGCTCACTCAGCAGGTGGCGGACCAACTGGCGGCGGGCATAGCTGCGCATCCGGCAGACTGGCACATGT